One Halobacterium wangiae genomic window, CTCGACGCAGTGTCCCTGGACCTCACCGACGACGAGCGGACCGACCTCCGGGCCGCCTACGAGGCGTTCGACGCCGAGGACGCCCGCCTCGTCAAGCAGATCGAGACCGAGGGCGCGCTGGGCTACGACGCGACCAACCACGACGTGAAGGCCGTCGAGTACTTCGTCCGGGAGTCCGCGCCCGAGCGCGCTCACCCCTGGATCCACTTCGCGCTCACCAGCGAGGACGTGAACAACCTCGCGCACCGCCTGCTCGCGAAACCCGCCGTCGAGGACGTCCTCGTCCCGGAACTCCGCGAGGTCCGCGATGCACTCGTCGCGTTCGCCCACGACTACGCCGACCTCCCGATGCTCGCACGCACCCACGGTCAGCCGGCGACCCCGACGACGTTCGGCAAGGAGATGGCCGTCTACGCCGCCCGCCTCGGCCGTGCGGTCGCCCGCGTCGAGGCCGCCAGCGACGATCTCGCCGGGAAACTCGCGGGCGCCTCGGGCACGTGGGCCGCCCACCACGCCGCGTTCCCGGACGTCGACTGGCGGGCGTTCTCCCGCGAGTTCGTCGAGGGCCTCGGCCTGGACTACGTCGAACCGACGACGCAGGTCAACCCCTGCGACGACCTCGCGGTGCTGTTCGACGCGCTCCGGGGTGCGAACAACGTCCTGCTGGACCTCTCGCGGGACGTCTGGCTCTACGTCTCCCAGCGCTACCTCGGTCAGGACGCCGCCAAGAGCGAGACCGGGTCCTCGACGATGCCCCACAAGGTCAACCCCATCGACTTCGAGAACGCGGAGGGGAACCTCTCGAAGGCGAACGCGGACCTCACCTTCCTCGCGGACTACCTCACCACCAGCCGCCTCCAGCGTGACCTCTCGGACTCTACGGTGAAGCGCAACCTCGGGTCGGCGTTCGCCTACTGCCTGCTCGCGTACTCGAAACTCGGCGACGGCCTCGAGAAGGTCGCCCCCAACGAGGCCGTGATGCGCGAGGACCTGCGCGCCAACCCCGAGGTGATCGGGGAGGCCGTCCAGACCATCCTCCGCCGCGAGGGTCACGGCGATGCTTACGAGCGCGTGAAGGACCTCACGCGCGGCGAACGCGTCACACTCGAGGACTTCCATGACCTGTTCGCGACCCTGGACGTCGACGACGAGGTCCGCGACGAGTTGCTCGCGCTGACGCCGGAGTCGTACACGGGCGTCGGCGCAGACGTCGCCAGAGACGCCTGAGGCGAGAAGGTTTTTACCGGAACGCGCCGCAGTTGCGGCCATGTCCCCGGACGAGAACGGCTGCCCGAAGTGCGGTCACGACGAGGTCGACGTCGGCAACATCTCCACGACCGGCTCGGGCCTCTCGAAGATGTTCGACATCCAGACGAACAAGTTCCAGACGGTCACCTGTACGAGCTGCGGCTACACGGAGCTGTACAAGGACGTCGGCTCCAGCGGTGCCGACCTCGCCGACGTCTTCTTCGGCTGACTACACCAGCGAGTCGACCGCGTCGGTGAGAATCTCCGCCGCGCGCTGGACGTCCGGACGGCGGACGTACTCGCGCTGTGCGTGAGCCACGGGTCCCTCATCGTCGGCGAGGACGCCCGGGCCGAAGACGACAGTCGGCGCGTCCGCGGCGAAGTAGGAGGCCTCCGTGGCCGCACCGAACGAGCACGGGTCGCCGGCGCCCGCCGCCAGGAGCGCACGGACCACGTCGGCGTCGTCTGGAGTGTCGAACGCCTCGAGGAACGGCGTCTCTCGGTCGACCGGCAGGACCTCGACGCCGACCGACTCGTCGACGGCGGCGCGGACGTGCGCCTCGAAGTTCGCGAAGAACTCGTCCTGACTCTCCGGCGGGACGGTCCGACGGTCGACCACGAGTTCGCTGTGGTCCGGGATGCGGTTGGCCGCGTCGCCGCCAGAGACGACGGTTGGCGTGAGCGTCGGCGGGCCGAGTTCGGGGTGTTCGTCCGGGCCACGTTCGGCGTCGAACGTTCGAACCGCTGCGAG contains:
- the purB gene encoding adenylosuccinate lyase; the protein is MTDDSALYAVTPLDGRYAGRTAPLAEYASEAALMRARVRVEVEYLLALADLDAVSLDLTDDERTDLRAAYEAFDAEDARLVKQIETEGALGYDATNHDVKAVEYFVRESAPERAHPWIHFALTSEDVNNLAHRLLAKPAVEDVLVPELREVRDALVAFAHDYADLPMLARTHGQPATPTTFGKEMAVYAARLGRAVARVEAASDDLAGKLAGASGTWAAHHAAFPDVDWRAFSREFVEGLGLDYVEPTTQVNPCDDLAVLFDALRGANNVLLDLSRDVWLYVSQRYLGQDAAKSETGSSTMPHKVNPIDFENAEGNLSKANADLTFLADYLTTSRLQRDLSDSTVKRNLGSAFAYCLLAYSKLGDGLEKVAPNEAVMREDLRANPEVIGEAVQTILRREGHGDAYERVKDLTRGERVTLEDFHDLFATLDVDDEVRDELLALTPESYTGVGADVARDA
- a CDS encoding zinc ribbon domain-containing protein; this encodes MSPDENGCPKCGHDEVDVGNISTTGSGLSKMFDIQTNKFQTVTCTSCGYTELYKDVGSSGADLADVFFG